AACAAGTTCCAATATCGAAAAACTACACTAAAAGTTCTTATTTACCAATAATACTTTTCTTCTTTTAAGAACTTATCTTTTTCTTCATCAGCCTTATGATGCTCTCTTTTTCCCAATAGTTCGTCCTCAACTGAAATTGTAGGATCAATCCAATCGGCCTTTCTTGACATCCACTCAATGGTTTCTTGATCAGCCTTATCACTTTCTTTCAAAATATCTACAAACTTTCTGATTTCATTAGCAAGCTTATAGTCTGAAAGTATATTCAGAAACTCTCTTGTTTTCTTTTTTTCTTGGTCTATATGCTCTTGAAGAATCCTTGCCTTTTGTTTTTCTTCTTCTCGTATACGTTGTGCTTCTTCCCACTGTTCTCTACGATTACGAATCTCAAAATAACACTGATAAAATAGCAACATTATTTCTGGAATCATATCTTCCAATTTGTTTGATTTTGTATCTTTGAGATATTTACCATTTGGCATCTTAATCCTAAAAATACCATTTGGGATGTAATCATATTTTCGAATATTTGGTTTTGAAGCATAGCTCTGCCTTTTAATTTCATCATTATATTTTACTAACTGCTGTGCCTCTCCTTTTGTTAACTCATGATTTATTTTATCTGTACTCTCAATTATTTCAAAAGAAACAATATCTTTACCAAATCGAATACATAAATCATCGGTAACAATTTCTCCAATCTGTTCAAACACAGAAAATATGGTATCTAATATTCTATACAATCGTGGTAATTGCTCACTTGAAATTTCTTTAAGAAACTTAGGTTGTTCCAAAGTATTGCGCTCATACCTAGAATCATAATAGTTTCGTTCAGCTGCTTTCACGCGTTTATTCCAATTAACAACACTTTCTTTGTAAGAAGAAACTTTCTTGTGTAGCCTCTTATTCTCTTTTAGTTCAAATGTAGACAACACAAAAATAATGGTTTCAATCTTTTCGCTCTCTAAATAATCTAGTGAACTCCGCACCCAATCTACATCAAATAAAAATTTGGCTGTGCTTTCTTCAATGCTTGGTACTGTATCGGTTTCTTTAATATCTTCATGAATGGGCAAGATGTCTCCTGAAGTTGCTTTTTCTTTTTTTATTTTTATAGCCTGTTTCTCAACTTCAATTTCTTTTACACTAGAATCTGGTAGGGCAATAATTAGTTCTTGAATATCTATCCCATTCTTCTTGTTATACCAATACTTCCCATTGGGAAGAGGAATACCATGCTCTTTACATTTCTTTAATAATGCGGGATAGTTTAATCCATATTTGTTTGCTACTTGCCTTGCACTGATTTCCCATATCTCTTGATACAATTGATCCCTAGAAAATTTCATCATCATTTTTTATCACCCGCTTTTTATCTAATGAATATTTCACAGTAGCATCTTTGTATTTTCCTAGCGAAAACGCATACTCAAAAAGTTCTAATTCTCTG
This genomic stretch from Culicoidibacter larvae harbors:
- a CDS encoding cellulose synthase, which encodes MMMKFSRDQLYQEIWEISARQVANKYGLNYPALLKKCKEHGIPLPNGKYWYNKKNGIDIQELIIALPDSSVKEIEVEKQAIKIKKEKATSGDILPIHEDIKETDTVPSIEESTAKFLFDVDWVRSSLDYLESEKIETIIFVLSTFELKENKRLHKKVSSYKESVVNWNKRVKAAERNYYDSRYERNTLEQPKFLKEISSEQLPRLYRILDTIFSVFEQIGEIVTDDLCIRFGKDIVSFEIIESTDKINHELTKGEAQQLVKYNDEIKRQSYASKPNIRKYDYIPNGIFRIKMPNGKYLKDTKSNKLEDMIPEIMLLFYQCYFEIRNRREQWEEAQRIREEEKQKARILQEHIDQEKKKTREFLNILSDYKLANEIRKFVDILKESDKADQETIEWMSRKADWIDPTISVEDELLGKREHHKADEEKDKFLKEEKYYW